A single genomic interval of Musa acuminata AAA Group cultivar baxijiao chromosome BXJ3-4, Cavendish_Baxijiao_AAA, whole genome shotgun sequence harbors:
- the LOC135583804 gene encoding uncharacterized protein LOC135583804 isoform X5 — translation MDCDDNDFQNENFQLIGEDNDGFPRSLQSYAPKFDIDDHFQTHLRFDSLAETGLLLGIQGEENNWIEEFSPRNSAIEFGSSASHTCSLSGHDINWSNAPSSESVQMLVKSVEKDEKVSPQIMNTEAEIHAIEDSAICATNAITHTDSGLLTDKLHNSILASNENVEQHEVASQTPTDEKSEAGLAVSPSDQRFHSVAEVVASQCSAKEGLISSSGDVSKAYLVSSELLEVVRSKEPLDNTSTMSSSLDDRASAVNKDTEVSSNFVSHNIQNDISGLSTANAGMITEQLDNPLFSEQKMEECYVVDISKRSETLQSENKQNETSYNLYGDCKVNDQHFQDQVKNHVCDVKDSSELVSSAESLMLSNDISNSTVLMQNSGGLLEAFACQVQVSNKDSMAGDKSLTCTTEVPSLAMEKDGIVGRNSVGVDTENTRELSDIAEGPIDFRHDVHEYISEEGGVNPHAPATKDSIALEEERDLATSKAVINDNNCNELRRSDMAVEVTAMKAEIGTAGVDSDKDCKIDTVISKKSDSIPIEKSAEGECLKSIVEKSITTEESSEDECLKSISENPTGKLDAPGHAILNEPCAALVDDTENKLSSPVHDKLDTSSLVAEHNEDNTIHSEEKESTAQLIDSSGTTLKDCSTATEDTEISSFETQNNGMVMESDKNSIMDQAVADLHSGCLTLPSTDNSMTLQRLHSEVELVVELKEVTPLSIPASQCDEKNVNTSSLSVTKSSMDNQISKQQFVVPDSEANVPSMKNFSDNLETANSDEVWVGSSDGVSSLATCLSKEGKDTDLVRTNNCDKPKHTETEIAALNSERNNYPQSTLPESNLESLLDPDGGNLSSSEPNCGSPTVISCNQSIMEKMEHRESNSSLQDHAGSASTKNSDILKFTVQDSKVSITSEEDGNFTFVVQPDADFSQKDSNKDLALFSNTQSFEQPQISTETSQGYLSEAVNESTSTISKTIVEDKSGKVSAQATKKVGISKGDAKEKSHDFRGKGRKRNPCSTSPVPERATRSKSQREGMQQCLSVETKTANPSCFPSVQTSNLPDLNTSAPSAQFHQPFTDLQQVQLRAQIFVYGSLIQGVLPDEACMVPAFGGSDGGRSLWERAWRASSERFYNLKSSSISSGTHLHHHSEQGISCSPLPGKVLDSPAGWKDCKVPSSAIQNSTVSLQSAFQSSSNDGLHSNITRGIHLESSQSLSPMHPYQTSQIKQYMTNSTPWLSQSPHPASWSFSSQSLPVDSTSQYSGMLVSEATPVTLVRDSSIPCASNMQLASAGTLLPNQDAAHVSAALVVPFETQNREATPVNAKNTFVSEKSRKRKKVSAPEELVPKFSVSQLQAESASAAFTTNNLPNSVGLSLSSNSLSTVTSTGLVSATTHPITMPYYQILGSGRTQQRVTFSKETCTQIEHSKLQAENASAYAAAAVRHGQVIWEQMVAQRKLGLASEVDQKLASAAAAAAAAASVAKAAAEVAKVASDAALQAKLMADDALNSSNTGITIKNSEISFDVGKNLLTSTPVSSSKGKDKIRGPCSIISEARETTRKRVEAASAAIKRAENLDAILKAAEMAAEAVSQAGTIIAMGDPLPFSISELVEAGPEGHWNIRCAAIKKGIETNGVHAGENLALDLTVDREVNTRNSIKQPLTCNEGQKVSIVEEMPPNNKKSLLLEENSEVGYLTLSECELQDESRFVPTDGAARDAMQGSSIQKGSLVEVVADGDGLRGAWFSARVLDLKDGKAYVCYDGLSDEDFG, via the exons ATGGATTGTGATGATAATGATTTTCAGAATGAGAATTTTCAACTAATTGGAGAGGACAATGATGGGTTTCCTCGAAGCTTACAATCATATGCACCAAAATTTGATATAGACGATCACTTCCAGACTCACCTAAGATTTGACAGTTTAGCAGAAACAGGGCTTTTACTTGGCATTCAAGGTGAAGAAAACAATTGGATTGAGGAGTTTTCACCCAGAAACAGTGCCATCGAATTTGGTTCAAGTGCCTCTCATACTTGCTCCCTTTCCGGGCATGACATTAATTGGTCCAATGCTCCATCATCTGAATCTGTGCAAATGTTAGTGAAATCAGTTGAAAAGGATGAGAAGGTAAGCCCACAAATTATGAATACAGAGGCAGAGATACATGCAATTGAAGATTCTGCTATATGTGCAACAAATGCTATTACACACACTGATTCAGGTCTTTTGACTGATAAATTACATAACAGTATTTTGGCGTCAAATGAAAATGTGGAGCAACATGAAGTTGCTTCTCAAACTCCCACTGATGAAAAATCAGAAGCTGGTTTGGCTGTAAGTCCATCAGATCAAAGATTCCACTCTGTTGCAGAAGTGGTTGCCTCACAATGTAGTGCTAAAGAAGGATTAATTTCATCATCTGGTGAtgtatctaaagcatatttagtttctagTGAGCTTCTTGAGGTGGTTCGGAGCAAGGAACCATTGGATAATACATCCACGATGAGTAGTTCACTCGATGATCGTGCTTCTGCTGTAAACAAAGATACCGAAGTTAGTTCAAATTTTGTTTCTCACAATATTCAAAATGACATTTCAGGCTTATCCACTGCTAATGCTGGTATGATCACTGAACAGCTTGATAACCCATTATTTTCTGAGCAAAAAATGGAAGAGTGCTATGTAGTTGACATAAGCAAGAGATCAGAAACTCTGCAATCTGAAAATAAGCAGAATGAAACAAGTTACAATCTGTATGGTGATTGCAAAGTGAACGATCAGCATTTTCAAGACCAGGTTAAGAATCATGTTTGTGATGTTAAGGATTCTTCTGAATTGGTTTCATCTGCAGAATCTCTAATGTTGTCAAATGACATATCTAATAGCACTGTGTTAATGCAGAACTCTGGTGGACTGCTGGAAGCTTTTGCTTGCCAGGTACAGGTTTCAAACAAAGACTCAATGGCAGGGGACAAAAGTTTAACTTGCACAACGGAGGTACCTTCTTTAGCAATGGAAAAAGATGGTATTGTTGGGAGAAACTCTGTTGGAGTTGACACTGAAAATACTCGTGAGCTAAGTGATATAGCTGAAGGACCGATAGATTTTAGACATGATGTACATGAATATATTTCTGAAGAAGGTGGTGTCAACCCACATGCTCCAGCGACCAAAGACAGTATTGCTCTTGAAGAAGAAAGAGACCTTGCCACGTCTAAGGCGGTTATTAATGATAACAACTGTAATGAATTGAGAAGATCAGACATGGCAGTTGAGGTAACTGCCATGAAAGCTGAAATAGGGACAGCTGGAGTTGATAGTGATAAGGACTGTAAAATTGATACAGTAATTTCGAAGAAATCTGACTCCATTCCAATAGAAAAGAGCGCAGAAGGTGAATGCTTAAAATCTATTGTTGAAAAATCCATTACAACAGAAGAAAGTTCTGAAGATGAATGCTTGAAATCCATTTCTGAAAATCCCACTGGTAAGTTGGATGCTCCAGGACATGCTATACTCAATGAACCTTGTGCTGCGTTAGTGGATGACACAGAAAATAAGCTCTCATCTCCTGTTCATGATAAGTTGGATACAAGTTCTTTGGTTGCTGAACATAATGAGGATAATACAATTCATTCTGAGGAAAAGGAAAGCACTGCACAATTGATTGATTCAAGTGGCACAACTCTTAAGGACTGCTCCACTGCTACTGAGGATACAGAAATTTCCTCATTTGAAACTCAAAATAATGGTATGGTGATGGAATCAGACAAAAATTCAATCATGGACCAAGCAG TTGCTGATCTGCACTCAGGATGTCTCACATTGCCTTCTACTGACAATTCAATGACTCTCCAGCGGTTGCATTCTGAAGTTGAATTAGTTGTAGAACTGAAGGAAGTGACACCATTATCTATACCTGCATCTCAGTGCGATGAGAAGAATGTAAACACCTCTTCCTTATCAGTTACAAAGAGCAGCATGGACAATCAGATTTCAAAACAACAATTTGTGGTGCCTGATTCAGAAGCCAATGTCCCTTCAATGAAGAATTTTTCAGATAACTTGG AAACTGCCAACAGTGATGAGGTATGGGTAGGTTCATCAGATGGTGTATCTTCTCTTGCTACATGCCTAAGCAAAGAAGGGAAAGATACTGATTTAGTTCGAACTAACAATTGTGACAAACCAAAACATACTGAAACTGAAA TTGCTGCATTAAATAGCGAGAGAAACAACTATCCTCAATCCACTTTGCCTGAAAGTAATCTTGAGTCCTTATTGGATCCTGATGGTGGTAATCTAAGTTCATCTGAACCAAATTGTGGTTCACCAACTGTTATTAGTTGCAACCAATCTATTATGGAGAAAATGGAACATAGAGAAAGCAATAGTTCGTTGCAAGATCATGCAGGTTCTGCTTCAACAAAAAATTCTGATATTTTAAAATTCACTGTTCAAGATTCTAAAGTGAGCATAACATCAGAAGAAGATGGCAACTTCACATTTGTAGTTCAGCCAGATGCAGATTTTTCCCAAAAAGACAGTAACAAGGATTTGGCACTTTTCTCCAATACACAGTCCTTTGAACAGCCGCAG ATTTCTACGGAGACTTCACAGGGGTATCTGAGTGAAGCTGTAAATGAGAGTACTAGCACCATCAGCAAGACAATTGTGGAAGACAAAAGTGGTAAAGTTTCTGCTCAGGCAACTAAAAAGGTAGGCATTTCAAAAGGAGATGCTAAAGAGAAGTCACATGATTTTCGTGGTAAAGGTAGGAAAAGAAACCCATGTAGTACCTCGCCTGTCCCTGAGAGAGCCACAAGAAGCAAAAGCCAGAGGGAGGGTATGCAGCAATGTCTCTCTGTTGAGACTAAGACTGCAAATCCATCCTGTTTTCCAAGTGTTCAAACATCTAATCTGCCTGATTTGAATACATCAGCTCCTTCTGCCCAGTTTCACCAGCCTTTCACAGATTTACAGCAAGTACAATTGCGTGCTCAGATTTTTGTGTATGGATCACTGAT CCAAGGTGTCTTGCCAGATGAGGCTTGTATGGTACCAGCCTTTGGAGGAAGTG ATGGAGGAAGGAGCTTATGGGAGCGAGCGTGGCGTGCATCTTCAGAAAGATTCTATAACCTGAAGTCATCATCCATTAGTTCTGGCACACATTTGCATCATCATTCAG AACAAGGGATCAGCTGCAGCCCTCTTCCTGGCAAGGTTCTTGATTCCCCTGCTGGCTGGAAGGACTGCAAGGTCCCAAGTTCAGCAATACAAAATTCCACTGTGTCTTTGCAGTCAGCTTTCCAGAGTTCATCTAATGATGGTTTACACTCCAATATCACAAGAGGCATCCACTTGGAATCCAGTCAATCTCTATCTCCAATGCATCCATACCAGACTTCTCAGATCAAGCAATACATGACCAATTCTACACCTTGGTTATCTCAGAGCCCTCACCCTGCTTCGTGGTCTTTTTCATCGCAAAGTTTACCTGTTGATTCCACTTCACAATATTCTGGAATGCTTGTTTCTGAAGCAACTCCAGTAACCCTTGTTAGAGACTCTTCTATACCTTGTGCCTCAAACATGCAGCTCGCTTCCGCTGGTACCTTGCTGCCTAATCAGGATGCTGCCCATGTGTCTGCTGCATTAGTTGTGCCATTCGAGACACAAAATAGGGAAGCAACTCCTGTAAATGCTAAGAACACATTTGTCAGTGAGAAATCCAGAAAGAGGAAGAAGGTTTCTGCACCCGAGGAGCTTGTGCCAAAATTTTCAGTTTCTCAACTTCAAGCAGAATCTGCTTCTGCAGCTTTTACTACTAATAATCTGCCTAATTCTGTGGGTCTTTCTTTGTCTTCTAATTCTCTAAGCACTGTTACATCTACTGGTCTAGTTTCAGCTACAACTCACCCCATAACTATGCCTTATTACCAAATATTAGGCAGTGGTCGCACTCAGCAGAGGGTCACCTTCTCGAAAGAGACCTGCACTCAAATTGAGCACTCAAAGCTTCAAGCTGAGAATGCTTCTGCTTATGCCGCGGCTGCTGTCAGGCATGGTCAAGTTATTTGGGAGCAGATGGTTGCCCAAAGAAAATTAGGCTTGGCATCAGAAGTTGATCAGAAACTTGCCtctgcagctgcagcagctgctgcagcagctTCTGTTGCAAAGGCAGCTGCAGAAGTTGCCAAGGTTGCATCCGATGCTGCATTACAGGCTAAATTGATGGCCGATGATGCTCTAAATTCTTCTAATACAGGAATTACTATTAAAAATTCTGAAATCAGCTTTGATGTTGGAAAGAACTTGTTGACatcaactcctgtttcaagctccAAGGGCAAGGACAAGATCCGTGGTCCTTGTTCAATAATTTCTGAGGCACGTGAGACCACCAGAAAGAGGGTTGAAGCAGCTTCTGCTGCCATCAAGCGAGCAGAGAACTTGGATGCCATACTGAAAGCTGCAGAAATGGCTGCAGAGGCTGTATCACAAGCTGGAACCATCATTGCCATGGGGGATCCCTTACCATTCTCAATAAGTGAATTAGTAGAAGCAGGCCCTGAAGGTCATTGGAACATTCGTTGTGCAGCTATAAAAAAGGGGATTGAAACAAATGGTGTGCATGCTGGGGAGAATCTGGCTTTAGATTTGACTGTTGATCGTGAGGTAAATACAAGAAATTCAATCAAGCAACCATTGACCTGTAATGAGGGACAAAAAGTTTCTATTGTGGAAGAAATGCCTCCCAACAATAAGAAGTCCTTGTTATTGGAAGAAAATTCTGAAG TGGGTTATCTTACCCTGTCAGAATGCGAATTACAAGATGAATCAAGATTTGTTCCAACTGATGGAGCTGCAAGAGATGCTATGCAAGGAAGTAGTATTCAGAAAGGTTCGCTTGTTGAG GTTGTAGCTGATGGAGATGGTCTTAGAGGAGCTTGGTTTTCTGCACGGGTTCTTGATCTCAAAGACGGTAAAGCATATGTGTGCTATGATGGTCTTTCTGATGAAG ACTTTGGCTAG